Proteins from one Juglans microcarpa x Juglans regia isolate MS1-56 chromosome 1S, Jm3101_v1.0, whole genome shotgun sequence genomic window:
- the LOC121245529 gene encoding uncharacterized protein LOC121245529, which yields MNTRVRTTLQAMKAPLNLDKMETQGSRVKGGEKPVTNRRRSNRERKMTLLQDVDKLKKRLRHEENVHRALERAFSRPLGALPRLPPYLPPHTLELLAEVAVLEEEVVRLEEQIVNFRQGLYQEAVYISSKRNVENLSDKIDHESVRNSKHQRSKSLPQNELNSITSMARPQPCLARSTSRKLFSLDIISDRTAFCSNRPVIGKQSLNKRNSSPSCPEDGQGKESWLCFNSVKDKQSPEKKYAKIITSVQKTPIKYESMEKCADPIRSKLGSRLIEERAQESSSGSSDERVLEADSTPNKVSEDIVKCLSSIFMRMSALKDKVMESGTFQAVASHGNNRETQSRDAYEICSEYRERDIGPYKHLCAIEASSIDLNRTTNALFLIHRLKLLFGRLATEKLEGLTHQQKLAFWINIYNSCMMNAFLEHGIPDTPKMVVALMQKATIVVGGHLLNAITIEHFILRLPFHLKFTCTKAAKNDEMKARSILGLEWSEPLVTFALSCGSCSSPAVRVYTASQVEEELEVAKRYYLQAAVGFTKTNKLIIPKVLDWYLLDFAKDLESLLDWVCLQLPDELRSEAVKCLERREREPLSQLIQVMPYDFSFRLLLHG from the exons ATGAATACCAGAGTGCGCACCACTCTTCAGGCAATGAAAGCTCCTCTGAACCTTGATAAA ATGGAGACTCAGGGGAGCAGAGTAAAGGGTGGCGAGAAACCTGTGACCAATCGAAGGCGatcaaatagagagagaaaaatgacgTTACTTCAAGAT GTTGATAAGCTAAAGAAGAGGCTCAGACATGAAGAGAATGTTCACAGAGCATTGGAGAGGGCTTTTAGTAGACCTTTAGGTGCTCTACCTCGCCTTCCTCCGTATCTTCCCCCACAT acactAGAGCTTCTTGCCGAAGTAGCTGTTTTAGAAGAGGAGGTTGTTCGTCTGGAAGAGCAAATCGTGAATTTTAGGCAAGGTCTGTATCAGGAAGCTGTCTACATATCCTCCAAGAGGAATGTGGAGAATTTGAGTGATAAAATCGACCACGAGTCAGTTAGAAACTCTAAACATCAGCGATCAAAGTCTTTGCCCCAAAATGAGCTGAATTCAATAACATCTATGGCCAGGCCTCAACCTTGCCTTGCCAGAAGTACAAGTAGAAAGTTATTTTCCCTTGATATCATCTCCGATCGAACGGCTTTTTGTTCCAATAGGCCAGTGATCGGGAAACAATCTCTTAATAAACGCAATTCCTCTCCATCTTGTCCAGAAGATGGGCAAGGAAAAGAGAGTTGGTTGTGTTTTAATTCTGTGAAGGACAAGCAATCTCCGGAAAAGAAATATGCAAAAATCATAACCTCAGTGCAGAAAACTCCAATCAAATATGAATCAATGGAGAAATGTGCGGATCCTATAAGGTCAAAG CTAGGGAGCAGACTAATAGAGGAGAGAGCACAGGAGAGTTCATCCGGTTCTTCAGATGAAAGAGTATTGGAAGCTGATAGCACTCCCAACAAAGTATCTGAGGATATAGTGAAGTGTTTGTCTAGCATTTTCATGAGGATGAGCGCATTGAAGGACAAAGTAATGGAATCGGGGACTTTTCAAGCAGTAGCTTCTCATGGAAACAACAGAGAAACACAGTCTAGAGACGCTTATGAAATCTGTTCagaatacagagagagagatattggTCCTTATAAGCATCTCTGTGCAATTGAAGCAAGTTCAATCGATCTCAATCGGACAACCAATGCTTTGTTTCTGATTCATAGGCTAAA GTTGCTATTTGGAAGGCTTGCCACTGAGAAGTTAGAGGGTCTTACACATCAGCAGAAGCTTGCATTCtggataaatatatacaattcctGCATGATGAAT GCATTTTTAGAGCATGGGATACCGGATACCCCCAAAATGGTTGTAGCACTAATGCAAAAG GCGACAATTGTTGTGGGGGGACACTTGCTGAATGCAATAACAATCGAACACTTCATCTTGAGACTGccttttcatttgaaattt ACATGCACAAAAGCTGCaaaaaatgatgagatgaaagcACGCAGCATACTTGGATTGGAATGGTCTGAACCCTTGGTTACATTTGCACTCTCCTGTGGAAGCTGTTCCTCTCCTGCT GTGAGGGTGTACACAGCATCTCAAGTGGAAGAAGAGTTGGAAGTTGCAAAGAGGTACTACTTGCAGGCAGCAGTCGGCTTTACcaagacaaataaattaattatccCCAAGGTACTAGATTGGTATCTGCTTGACTTTGCTAAGGATTTGGAGTCATTGCTGGATTGGGTCTGCCTGCAACTACCGGATGAACTCCGTAGTGAAGCAGTCAAATGTCttgagagaagagaaagagaaccCTTATCACAATTAATACAAGTAATGCCATATGATTTCAGTTTCAGGCTACTTTTACATggatga